Genomic window (Rosa chinensis cultivar Old Blush chromosome 6, RchiOBHm-V2, whole genome shotgun sequence):
GGATGTATTGATCTGGATTCTTTGTAAGCAGTTAAGATACGAGAAATTCATCCGGTGGAGGAACACATGCAGTAGGTTGTTTTTTTGAAACTTTAGACTATAATGCTTTCCCCATTTGTGCTGGGTTACATATCTTAAGGAGCAGGTAATGCTCATGACCCCAAGTAGTGATGAGTTACAAATCTTAAAGGAGCCGGTAATGCTCACCTAGTGCTGGATTACAAATCTTAAAGAGCTGGTAATGCTCACCCAATGCTGGATTATAAATGTTTACAGAGCTGGTAATGCTCACCTAGAATCTTATGGTAGTAGAGCTACAAAATGGTGGTGAATGATACAGATATGTGCTTGTTATGTGCCATTCTTGCATTCCAGCATGTAGCATGTAGGGATAGATAGATAGACTTGTATTCcagcatatacatatatatatatatatatatatatatatagagagagagagagagagagggggggggagagtgagggagagagagagagagagagagagagagagagagagagaggggggggagagtgagggagagagggaggaagagagaggggagagggagggagagggagggggagagagagagggattgaGGGAGGGCGGGAGTgacggggaagagagagagagaacaggaACTTTATTTCCTGGGTCTTTATTCGTTACCAGTGGCATCTATGGAATTTACTAATTTTATATAGAAGAATTAGAGTTTGTTAACTTTTTTGCGTCAATTGACAACTCAAAAGGCATGTACGTCCATACGAATTGAGGCCAATTGGAAAGGCGCGATTTCTCTATACCCTTCCTTTCTTCCCTCTTTCTTTCTACAACCTAATTTCATCGCAATCCCATCCAAACTTTCACAGAAAAGCACGTACCCATCTGCATCTCAACATTTCCCAAAGTTTGCAAATGTCAAAATTTAGATCACTGTTCTCATCCTCACCAGAATATCATCCCTAACCCATTCACTTCAACCAACCTGAGTTTTCCTCTATTCCAACGCCTTATTCTATGTTGGCTGGTCTGCATGGCAATTTGCAGGTCAGTTTTGTTGTTACAACTATATTCCATACAATTTATTTGGCAAGGTATTTCTTCTGTCTGTCCTTGTTCATCATAATTTTTGATAAGGCTATCTTTCACTATAATTCAATTTCATATATGATATTACTAGGCTGTTATCTGGAAAAGTTTGTACAACTGTGTCcaaatttattcctttaatgGGATTCCTAGGAAACTGGTAGTATTTTCTGATAATTTCTGCTGTTGTGTTTGTTGGATGTATGCATATCCTCAAATTGGTACGGTGTTAGATGATGCTTTACCTATTATATCAATAGATgacttcattcttctccttCATTTAAATGAAAGGTTAGGTGGCTCACACTCTTTCCACAATTCAATCTTGCTGTATCGGTCTTCTCTTTCTAGTTCAGGGTTTAATTAAGTACTTCCTAATAAGGGTAGTAATTGCACCTAGTGtaataaagagaaaagaacaattacaaaGAGGTAGATAAGACATCCACTGAAAAAGAGCTCCTAAAACATCAACAACAAGGaaacagaaaaagagaagaataagagACTAAACCAACTAACTGCAGCAACCAACCTATTAGGACCCAGCACTTTACAAGCTCTAAACACCCTATACCAGATAGCCAAAGCAATTGGACAATGCAAAAACAAACGGTTCACACTGCTTCTCCTTAGCACATAATACACCAATGAGGGGAGAGGCCAGCAAAGTGTCATCTCCTGTGAACCAAATGACAAATATTTACCTTCCCATGAGCAATAATCTAGACTGACAAGGGAACTTTAGGAGTCACTTTTGCCTTCCAAATTGCAGTCTAGAGGATGAAACCAGGGAAGAGAAGAGTTAGCCATCAGCTTCCTAGAGTAAGATTAACAGGAGAAAAACTTTTACGCCTCCAAAATCCATCCTCTCATATCTTGTTTAGATGAGACCAGTAAAATGTTCTCCAGTTCTGCGATTAAATACGAGTGCTCCACTATTTCAAAGCCATTCAAATTCCTTCTGAACCAAAAATCCCAGCctaaaggaaaaagagaaacatCAGTATAGTTATGAAACAAAGAGAACCATAAGTACTCATCCTAATTATTGTAAAATCTAAGTCCCCCATCCATCTCTCTTTCCAAAATCTCATCCTTACCCTCCACCACAAACCAGCAATAAGCTGAAAACAAATTAATTCCTAGTGATTTAGCTTTCCAAGGACTCCGGCTTGAGCCATGGATCACAATGTTGGAATCCTAATCATTTGTGTGAAGTCCATATTTACTTCTACTGACAGCGTACCAAAGGGTCTCACTTGCTTCCTGAAATCTCCGGAGCCATATACCTAAAAGGTTCATTTCTCTTCATCGAATTCCCCACCCCTAAACACCTTTCTCCTTTGTTTCAGGTACCACTTCCCAATTAACTAAATGGCCCTTTCACCTTCCTCCACCTCCTCCCACAAGAAACTTTCCTTAACCTTTCTAAATCTACCCTATTAGCAACTCCACTTGGTATTCAAAATAAAGAGAGATAATATGTAGGCAAACTTCCCAAAAAGATTGAATCAGTGCTAATCTGCTACCCCTGGATaaaagaggtttttttttttttttttttgcacccTTCTAATCTTCTTTCCGCCTTTGCCACCACTGGATCCCAGAAACTTTTACTTTTATGATACCACCAAGAGGCATTCCCAAATACTTGATTGGCCAGCTTCACATACTGCAGCCTAGAGTTGAAGCAAGATCCTCCATTCTTTTTTCCGGTAAATTAAATCCTGCTAAAGAACATTTTGCtttattcagttttttttttatgaccttTTGCTTTATTCAGTTTCAGCCCagagaaaatacaaaaagactATATCGCCTCTAAAAGATGACTCAAACTTTCACTAGCCCTTGAAGAGAAAAGATTGTTTCATCCAAAACTGTAAATGAGAAATTTCCACTTCTTCTCTTCCTACTCAAACTTATATCAGCTGCATTTCCTTTGCTCTTTCCATCAATAATTCAATATACACCCTCTTCTACCTACATTTGGATCTGACCGTTCCATTAATATTCTCTTCCAAATCATCCTCTTCTTTCAAATCTAATCCTTTTCGATTTCAGTCCTTCTGaatgaaagaaattttttttgttgaaggaaTTAGTCACTAATGCTTAGAAATACAATGCTGATTTTAATCCAGTTCTTTGTTAGAAGATATATTGGATCTAACTTATGCACTTAATTTATGGAATAAAACTAAGGTTCCTAGTCTATCTCATCAGATCAAAATAACTGAATATCCTTTATCACATACTCAGCTAGCCCTTCAAAATTTTCATCTGAATCATTCTTTGTTAGTTTGTTTGCcaacttttctagtttaatCCAGCAAGAGGAGTCCAAAAGGCTAGAAAAGTTGGTTAACTTTTGGGTGATATGATTAGAGCTACTTGGGCTACTTCCAGGTCCAAAAGGAACCTACTTCCACCCTACAGCTAATGTAAGgggaaaatattttaaaaatctGGAATCTGGTTGGAAATTCTCAGGGATATTGCTTTACAATTTGTGTATGCTTTTTTAATATAAGTTCGTAGCAGATCATATTTCCTCTACTACTCAAATTAATTCTTTCCTGACACTGGTTTAATTCTGCTGATAATGAAAGGCTGATGCCTCCATTTACAGTGTCGGGAAATTTATTAAGCTACTGCTCAAAGGTCCCTTGAAAGCTCCTAGTCCTGATGGACTAAATGCATTATCCTATCAAACCGTTGAGACATAGTCAAACAGAATATTAATAAGCATTTCAAGGGAACTTCAAATTTCCCTTCTGAGTCATACTAATATAGTATTAATTCCTAAATCTAACCTGCTGAAACTGTAAATAACTGGGGCTTATTGGTTTGTGTAATGTTCCATATAAGATACTTGCTAATTTACTTATAAATCGACTTTTGCCTTTCTATTGCATAAATGCACTTCTCAAAATTAGGCTGCTTTCGGTCCTGGAAAATTTATACTTGATAATATACTTATTTGGTCATAAATAGCTGTTTACACATGATATGATGTGGTATGATATGATATACTGGGATTATATTTCACTTTGTTACCATTTAGGTTTTGATCCTAATCAAGTTCAATTGATTCTGCACTCTATGCATTCAGTTTCTGACTGTACTTTGACATGGTGATCCACTTTCACCATGTCTATTTATTGCTTCTGTAGAGCTTTTATTAGGCATCTGAAATATAATCAAAATCAAtggctttcttttttttcctaaagGTTTAAGAATTTCTATTATGTATTTTGCAGATGATTGATTGGCATTTTCACAAGCTCCTGCTAAAGCTGCCCAAAGTTTAAGAGATCTGCTTTATAATTGTCAAATTGCATCAAGTCAGAAGGTATGTTTTCATGAATCTACTATTGAACCAAAAGACATCTTTTGCTCAATATTGTGGCAATTCCTCACAAGTGTACTCTTGCTAGATATTTAGGAATTCAGAATATAGATGGTCTGACAGGTCTGATACTCAAGGTTTACTAAACAAAATGTAGAAAAAGTTTATCAAGCCACAAATCTAAGCTATTGTCAAAAATTCAACTAATTCAACCATGTCTAATCATGTTCAGTATGCATGTCTTTCCACTAAAATTGTCTTCATCAGATTAATAAGATGACTAGAGATCTTTTTGGGGGGTAACTGTTAGTTGATTGGTCTTCTCATtgtaaaaacaagaaaatatggGGTTTACGTGTTAGGAATTCAGCATTATAATCAAGCTTCAATCTAAATTAGGATGGCACATGTCAACCTACCCTCATAATGTGTGGGTCAATATTCTGACAGAAAGATAGTTAAAGAACCATTCCTTTTTTGAGGTGACTGAAAAAGTGGGGAACTCAGTAGTTGGAAAACAATATTAAGAGCCAGACCTATAAAGTATTAGATATATCATAGGTAATGGCCGGCAAGTTCAGTTTTAGAATCACAATGTTAACCTGCCCTTGGAGGCTTCTTTTAGATCTGTTCATCTTTCTGAAAGGTATCTGCTTACATTTTGCATCATACTTGGAATCTGCCAAAACTGAATGCACTTCTGCCATAATTCAGTCTATTGTTGGTATTAATATTCCTTTAACAGATATGTGGGATCAATTTGTTTGGACCCTTTCCTGTAGTGGTAAGCTCAATGTTAAAGCTGCAACTAATGTGCAATTATTCAATAATTATTCATCTCATTTATCAAAAgtctggaaagaaaaattaccaCCAAAAGTTCAATTGTTTGCTAGGCTCTTTTACCAAAGTAGACTTTCTGCAAGGGAAAAGCTTTCAAGATTCTCTAACTTACCAGATGCCTGTCCTATCAATGTTGAATCATAACATCATCTTATGGGATTGTTCTTATGCTAAACAAGTTTGGGAAAGTTTGGCAATTTTATTCCACTTATTCTTCCCTAATAATTGTCATATTTTGCAGTGGCTAAAGCAGTGGAAATCTAATTATGCATTTCTAATTGAGAGGTTTATTACTGTTTGTCTGTGAACTGTGGCGTTTGGAATCAGAGGAATCAATTGGTTTTTAACCTGTCAACCAAAAGAAATATTTGTTATTAATCATATAGCTCCTACTGTGTCTCAAGCccctttttatattttaaatttctTATGAGATTTCGGTTAAAAAAGTAATGTTGTTATGAATAAAATCAGGCACAGACATAAACAACCTAGTGGGTGGTCAGCTCCTGCTGAGAATTTTTATAAGCTTCATTTTGGTGGATCAGTGTTGCCAATCGTCAAGCTTCTGCTGGCTTTATTGGCAGTAATATATATGTTTGGtgaagttgttgttgttgcaggttCAGCTTCTTTCGGTAATATTTCAGTAGTAGTTCAGAATTTACAACTCTTAAATTAGGTCTTATACAAGCTGTCAGACTCAATTCAGATGTTGCAAGGGAAGGTAAGTTTGAATGCTCATCAATGTGATTCACAAGAAAGCTCAAGTTCCATGGAGGATACACACTATCTACAGACATTTAGCAGCTCCCTTTCCCAATTCCCCAAATTAATTTTGCTCATATTTTGTGAGGCTAACGCACTAGCTTGCCGACACATTTGCAACTTTGGATCACACATGTGATCATTCTGGGGTTTCTACATTTTCTAATGAGGTATTGTTTGATTATCGAAGATCCATGTGGATCGTCTTTGTAATGCTGTTTtgacataaaaagaaaagaaaagatgcaTACAAAATTTTGTCACCCGTTTAATGATTATTTGCAGTTGAAATCATCTTTTGGGGCTTTTCCTTCATATATTTAAATGTAGGCCATGACAGAAGTCCTAGTTTTAGATGGAGTACCAGTACGCTGTCTATATAGAAACGGGTACAGGGCTATTGAGAGCCCAAAGCCTCCAGAGCAAGTAGAAAACAGAACAGGCCCAATCGacatatatataagaaaacaaATATCCTAATCTGACACAAAACGTAAGACATCAGATCTCCGACGCCGTACAAGAACCAAAGCAGAAGACACTGTACTTACTTTCTGCGGCGCCTGACTTGAGTCCGAAATCGGCAGGATTCTTCTGGATGGAACCAGGTATGTTAGACCTCCGTTAGTACTATTGATTACCATAGTTTAACATCAAACAACTTTTACAAAAGTAAAATCTTTATTCCACTTTGATGCATGCAATATGTTCTGCTCTGTTTACTGACTTTTGTTAAATTTAGCTATGTGAGTTTGGTATATCTGCTTCTTTGATATAGCAAACATTTCTGGATAAAATAGAAAGATGACGTTATTGCAAATAACCTTCTgttttgtttgaactttgaagatcGACTTATGATTTCTGTTTCTATCAGCTCTACCAtttggattcgaaaataaaaaGGGGCATTTGTTCTTACAAACTATATCTGTAGAAAATTCTTTGATGCCTATTGTTATAAATCAACAGTcaagctaattttttttttttttttaccttcagATTGGGCAAGTTTACCCAAGCACGTTTTAGATTCAGTTTTAGAGAAGTTGGTGTCACTATCAGACTACTTGCGATTCAGCATTGTTTGTAAGTCATGGTATTATGTAGCAAAAGATAATCAAATCCAACGCGCTAAGATGACAGCTCCAATGCTCTTGATCTGTGCTAACAAAAGACATTCATGGAACTTATACAGCATCGTGGATGACAAGGTCTTTGATTTGCAACTAAGTGTGCCAAATAAGCGATATTGTGGCTCTTCCTTTGGATGGTTGATAGCTGTTGAGAAGAATTTTGCAATAACCCTAATCAATCCGTTTCTTAGGGTTAAAGGTAGGAGGAAGAATGAAAACTCAATCATTCGGCTTCCTTCAATGCGGTTACCTCCAAGCAATTCTGAAAGGCGTAGATGGTCTAGACGATACCACCATTATGTTTTCAAGGCCACTATGTCAGCAGACCCCATAACAGATGCAGAGGATTGTATTGTGGTGGTCATATATAGGGAATTTTGTCAAATGGCTTTCATTAGGCTTGGTAAAGCCACAACGTGGACTTATATTGATACCGGTGTTGATAGACTGGGGACCTTAATTCTAGAAGTCACTAATGTTAAAGATAAATTTTACGCTGTTGATCAGAAGTTTCGGCTTTTATCCTTTGGTGTCACTGCTGAGTCCAACCCAAATGTAGAAGTGGTTGCATGCATGACCCGACGACCAGCTCTGAGCAAGAGATATCTCGTATATTCAATCGAGAAAGAATTATTGATGGTTATTAGGTATGTGGCATATGATGGTGGAAAACGTTCGACGGTGGGATTCTTGGTTTTCGAATTGAATTTTGACAAGCGTGAATGGGTAGCCAAAGACAACTTAGGTGATGATGTTGCGCTTTTTGTGGGTGATAGCGCTTCTGTAACTGTGCCGGCTTCAAAATCAGGATGTCTATCAAATTGCATATACTTTGTCCATGATAATGATCGTAATGGATATGATATTGGTCGACGCTATCATTTAGATTTAGGTGTTTACAATGTCGAAAGTAAAAGCATTTCACAACCTTACACCTCGCATGCCAAGAGCCTCGTGGAAATGACTGATTATGAACCAGTTTGGGTAAAACCAACTTTAAATTtgtaacaagaaaagaaaaaaagggctTCTTGTGGTTGATATCTGTTATTCTTTTCAagttattttgtttctttacggtaagttttgtttttgttttttttcaacATGTAATTCCGTCCTTTGAATTCTAAATTTGTTTCCCTAATAAATTGCTCTCCCTGATCAAGAACGAAATTTTCGCATAATGTTTCTGCAGATGGATTTTGCTTGCTTGCATGAAAGCTCCTATAAGAGCAAAAAGGTCCCAACGAACAATTGATTTCTGATTCAATCTTTCAAGGGTAACAGATACTGTTAAGTAGTTTATGAGCACTTATGAGTCACGACTGTCGCGCGCTATCTAAACAAGATGATGTGGCATGATTGGTGAACGAAGCCAAATGGGGGAGGGGGAAGTCGAACATGGGACCTTAAGTCAACACTTAGGTGGATTGGAATCAGGTGATTGACATAGATTAAGCTGGTTTGTTTGCTGATGTTTGATACTGTTTTAAAAAGGTATAGCTGCAGAAGCATGGCAAATTAACATGCCAGAACTGAAAATGTTGTAATGTGTACCGGAATTCTTTCACTTCAGATGATAACTACAAACAGAATATGTACAAAATATTATACGAAAGACAGACGGCAATCATACCCATAACGTTCCCCTGCATACCCATACTCTTGCTCAAAGGCTCTAATAGCTTCGTAATTATAATTGAAAGAGAAGTCTTTTCTAGACAATACTCATAATCCTAAGGTTACACTGCTTGCCTTCTATCCAGACATCAGCACTTGTAGTTTGGTTTTGACAATTCATAAAGCTCATCAGGTGTCATCTTCTCAAGTTTTTCAGTTGTCCAAGAATCAAAATTCCCATGGATGTTTGAATACTTCGTAGCAAGTGATGCAACAATGCCTTCTGTCAGATGATCTAGGGCTCGAAATCTCTTGTACAGTCTCATTACAGCCACACAATCTGCATAAGGATCATGCATACCAGACTAGATATCATACCTGTAAAGCCAAAGATTCATGATTCACTGGAGAATATACAATAAGAGATGACTCCAACAAGCAAATAACATAGACTGCAAGATGAAGATCCCTACAACTTGAGACTATTAGAACACTTCGCTCCCTTGTGGATGTGATCAAGACACACTTGGAGACTATGAAAGAAGTACTTTTGAATATATGACCATGCAACATCTACAAAAAGAGGTAAACTTGTCGCAGAGCTTATGAAAATTGAAGGTTTGAATGATTATGATGTGCTTGAGGCTGCTGCTACAATTATTGGCGATGACTCCAAAATTGAGCTCTTGTTCAGCCTTCCCGACAATTTAAAGAGCCAATGGATTTACAAGCTTCTTAACCACTAGAGAAATGGATGCTCAAGACTAATGTTGGTCTTaaaattgcttttttttttcttttggcgtGTGGATGATCAGATTATGGCTCAACATAATGTTATATTTTGCTCAAACTTCTGCTGGAAGCTATTGTGTAATCTGAATTTTAATTATGTTGTGACATTAAAACTTATTATCTATTATGATGTTATTTCATTTCTTTATCTATTTTTATCTGATATATTGGGGTCATTTTTCTTTAATGATATTTAGTAGATGATGGGTTAAGTTGGTGACATAAAAAAATATGGATTCCTGTACTTTGTCTCTTGTTATGAAAATGTCTATTTAAGCATATGGAGAGCAGGTTATCATTCAGGAAAGGAGTGGccaagtagttttttttttttttttttaagatgagaaattttattaattcaTAAGAATAA
Coding sequences:
- the LOC112173473 gene encoding F-box protein SKIP23, whose translation is MEPDWASLPKHVLDSVLEKLVSLSDYLRFSIVCKSWYYVAKDNQIQRAKMTAPMLLICANKRHSWNLYSIVDDKVFDLQLSVPNKRYCGSSFGWLIAVEKNFAITLINPFLRVKGRRKNENSIIRLPSMRLPPSNSERRRWSRRYHHYVFKATMSADPITDAEDCIVVVIYREFCQMAFIRLGKATTWTYIDTGVDRLGTLILEVTNVKDKFYAVDQKFRLLSFGVTAESNPNVEVVACMTRRPALSKRYLVYSIEKELLMVIRYVAYDGGKRSTVGFLVFELNFDKREWVAKDNLGDDVALFVGDSASVTVPASKSGCLSNCIYFVHDNDRNGYDIGRRYHLDLGVYNVESKSISQPYTSHAKSLVEMTDYEPVWVKPTLNL